Part of the Sphingobium sp. TKS genome is shown below.
TTGTTCCGCCGCCTCCGACCGCGGCAGAGTCACCGTCAGCACGCCGTTCTTGAAAGTGGCAGCGACCCTGTCGTGTTCGATGCCCTTGGGCAGGCCGATGCGGCGCTCGAAGCGGCCATAGCTGCGCTCCGAGTAGCCGCGATCCTTGTCCTCGACTTCGGACTTTTTTTCGCCGCGCAGGGTCAAGGCGCCGTCCTCGACGAAGATCTCCACGTCCTTCTCGTCGAGGCCCGGCAGTTCCGCCGTCACGCGAATTTCCTTGTCGGTCTCGCCGAGCTCGAGGTGCGGCCATCCCGACATGCGGTCAAAACCGGCAAAGGCGGGCATGCCAAAGTTGCGAAAGACATCGTCGAAGAGACGGTTCACGTCGCGGTGGAGCGACTGCAGTGGATGGGGGTCCCTTTCCCGTTCGGCGCTCACCGGAACGGGCAACCGGTTTTCCTGCCGGCTCCAGGGAATGAGATCACGAATAGCCATGATGACATCTCCTTTTCTGGCTGGACTAAGGGCTGAACCTGCCGGACGCCGCGTGCGGGGGGGGTCGGGAGGCGGCGCCGGCAGGCCGGTGGACGCGGTTCAGGCAGGCTCGCTCGCCTTTTCCTTCACCTCGTCCAGTCGCTTGCTGTCGGATGCATTGCCGCCGATCTCGATCCGACGCGGCTTCATCGCCTCCGGCACGACGCGCGTCAGTTCGATCGACAGGAGGCCGTGCTCGAAGTTCGCGTTGCCGACCTCGATGAAATCGGCGAGCTGGAAGCGCCGCTCGAAGGCCCGGGCCGCGATGCCGCGATGCAGGTATTCGCCCTTGTCGGCGTCATCGGCACGCTTGCCGGCCACCGAGAGCAGGTTCTGATGCGCGACGATCTCGATATCCTCGGGCTTGAAGCCGGCGACCGCGACGGTGACACGAAAATTGTCGTCGTCGATCTTCTGGATGTCGAACGGCGGATAGCCATCGTCCTCGCGCGCACCCGCTTCGAGCAGGTTGAACAGGCGATCGAAACCGACCGTAGATCGGCGATAGGGCGTAAAATCAAAGTTCGGTCTCATCTCCAAATCCTCCATTTGAGCAATTTGGGCATGAGATGCGCCGGTATCGATGAGCCGGCGCTCTCGATGTCCAACCGGACCCGGTTTGGCGTCCGGTATCATTGAGCTAATTTTAGTCGCGCGGCTTTCAAGATGTCTCGGCCAAAAAAATGAGCAGGGAGCGGACACTGCGCTACCGAGGCGTCAGTAAGTGGGTAGGAACCTGATCTCACTTCGCAAATTTACCCGGCGATTCAGCCCGAGAAAGGAGGTTCAAGGCTATGGAATGGAAGTTAGTGCGCGAGGACAACGGCAGTATCGCGGTAGAGAACGGCGACCTCGATAGCGAATTTGCAGCGCTGACCTGGGCGCGGCATTGGCTCGAGAATAATGCAGATCACGACCGCTATCGGCTTCAGCCCGAGGCAGACGATAGGCCGATGTTAATGATCCGCACCGTTACCGGACAATGGTATGGGATGCTTATTGCCGCCGAAGCAGGCGCCACTTAGCTGGCTGCGCCTTGCGGCCACGTCATATCGGGTGGTCTGGGAACGATGCTGGAACTTCAGAGACAGATGCAAGGACGATCCGCCAATCACCCGCGATGAGGGTGCTGCTGACTGTAGGAGCGGCGCGAACGTCTGCGCCATCGGAAACCCGCCATTCAAAGCCAGGATGGCGAATGGCGGCTTCGTCCCAGATTTCGTCACCCCAACGATGAGGCAACAACCGGCCCC
Proteins encoded:
- a CDS encoding Hsp20 family protein — encoded protein: MRPNFDFTPYRRSTVGFDRLFNLLEAGAREDDGYPPFDIQKIDDDNFRVTVAVAGFKPEDIEIVAHQNLLSVAGKRADDADKGEYLHRGIAARAFERRFQLADFIEVGNANFEHGLLSIELTRVVPEAMKPRRIEIGGNASDSKRLDEVKEKASEPA
- a CDS encoding Hsp20/alpha crystallin family protein gives rise to the protein MAIRDLIPWSRQENRLPVPVSAERERDPHPLQSLHRDVNRLFDDVFRNFGMPAFAGFDRMSGWPHLELGETDKEIRVTAELPGLDEKDVEIFVEDGALTLRGEKKSEVEDKDRGYSERSYGRFERRIGLPKGIEHDRVAATFKNGVLTVTLPRSEAAEQSARRIPVNGGAR